Proteins encoded within one genomic window of Ottowia sp. SB7-C50:
- the lipA gene encoding lipoyl synthase: MTQSIGPHAPTVREAQPAETYDATAKQKAGAKLSRIPVKVQNDGPALKKPDWIRVKAGSSSTRFYEIKDILRQNKLVTVCEEASCPNIGECFGHGTATFMIMGDKCTRRCPFCDVGHGRPDPLDVNEPVNLANTIAQLKLKYVVITSVDRDDLRDGGSQHFVDCIRETRARSPQTQIEILTPDFRGRDDRALEILKAAPPDVMNHNLETVPRLYKEARPGSDYAFSLNLLKKFKALHPDVPTKSGLMVGLGETDEEILEVMRDLRAHGVDMLTIGQYLAPSNAHLSVKRYVHPDTFKMFEREAYAMGFTHAAVGAMVRSSYHADKQAQAAGV; this comes from the coding sequence ATGACCCAATCCATCGGCCCCCACGCCCCCACCGTGCGCGAGGCGCAGCCCGCCGAAACCTACGACGCGACCGCCAAGCAGAAAGCCGGCGCCAAGCTGAGCCGCATTCCGGTCAAGGTGCAGAACGACGGTCCGGCGCTGAAAAAGCCAGACTGGATTCGCGTCAAAGCCGGCTCCAGCAGCACGCGCTTCTACGAGATCAAGGACATCCTGCGCCAGAACAAGCTGGTGACGGTGTGCGAAGAGGCCAGCTGCCCCAACATCGGCGAATGCTTCGGCCACGGGACGGCCACTTTCATGATCATGGGCGACAAGTGCACGCGCCGTTGCCCGTTCTGCGACGTGGGCCACGGCCGGCCCGACCCGCTGGACGTGAATGAGCCGGTGAACCTGGCCAACACCATTGCGCAGCTGAAGCTGAAGTACGTTGTCATCACCAGCGTGGACCGCGACGACCTGCGCGACGGCGGCAGTCAGCACTTTGTCGATTGCATCCGCGAGACGCGCGCACGCTCGCCGCAGACGCAGATCGAAATCCTGACGCCCGATTTCCGCGGCCGCGACGACCGCGCGCTCGAAATTCTGAAAGCCGCGCCGCCCGACGTGATGAACCACAACCTGGAGACGGTGCCGCGCCTGTACAAGGAAGCGCGCCCGGGCAGCGACTATGCCTTCAGCCTCAACCTGCTGAAAAAGTTCAAGGCGCTGCACCCCGACGTGCCCACCAAGAGCGGCCTGATGGTCGGCCTGGGTGAGACCGACGAGGAGATTCTGGAAGTGATGCGCGACTTGCGCGCGCACGGCGTGGACATGCTCACCATCGGCCAGTACCTGGCGCCCAGCAACGCGCACCTGTCGGTCAAGCGCTACGTGCACCCCGACACCTTCAAGATGTTCGAGCGGGAGGCGTATGCCATGGGCTTTACCCACGCGGCCGTGGGCGCCATGGTGCGCTCCAGCTACCACGCAGACAAGCAGGCGCAGGCGGCGGGGGTCTGA
- a CDS encoding MarR family transcriptional regulator, whose translation MSVAKNKLDLQRLPGHLARRVHQLAVALFAQEIQEFRVTPIQYSTLQALNNKPGIDQKTLAATIGIDTSTIVGVLDRLEARGLVVRTVAPNDRRSRLIEPTEEGREMLAQLLPRVVKSQDRLLATLSPADAKHLMRIMQLLVDANEELSTVPAKD comes from the coding sequence ATGAGCGTCGCGAAAAATAAACTGGACCTGCAGCGCCTGCCGGGCCATCTTGCGCGGCGCGTGCATCAATTGGCGGTTGCCTTGTTCGCGCAAGAGATACAGGAGTTTCGAGTGACCCCGATCCAGTACTCGACCTTGCAGGCTCTGAACAACAAGCCAGGCATCGACCAGAAAACGCTGGCTGCCACGATCGGAATCGATACTTCGACGATCGTGGGCGTGCTGGATAGGCTGGAGGCGCGCGGACTGGTCGTGCGGACTGTGGCGCCAAACGACCGACGCTCAAGACTGATTGAACCGACTGAGGAAGGCAGAGAGATGCTGGCCCAGCTTCTGCCGCGCGTGGTGAAATCTCAGGATCGGTTGTTGGCCACGCTCAGCCCAGCGGACGCCAAGCATCTCATGCGAATCATGCAACTGCTCGTCGACGCCAACGAGGAACTGAGCACCGTGCCGGCAAAGGACTGA
- a CDS encoding aromatic ring-hydroxylating dioxygenase subunit alpha → MNWLQNAWYVAGFSHELNDGAVVARRLLDTPVVLMRHSDGRVAALEDLCPHRLLPLSAGTRVGDELQCGYHGMRFSVEGACTLAPGQELIPKQACVRRFPLVERHGLLWLWPGKADADPALIPDIRWNDDPDWACSRGYHHMKADFRLSVDNLMDLGHESWVHLRTIGQNEEECIPSYPAKTSVLGEGLLQAHREMPNIDAPPFFAMVLDHEGRINRWQTAVYLAPSTCMTDFGVYPVDASPDDAYRSHVLHLLTPETETSTHYFWSVARNRRLDDEALTQSVCQAIAQTFDEDAVVLELQQKQLQTYGGVVPRVALRVDEAPIRARRMLAALIQHEEQDAGFTYRPQLMIEDTTPELSMVA, encoded by the coding sequence ATGAACTGGCTCCAAAACGCCTGGTATGTCGCAGGCTTTTCTCACGAACTGAACGACGGCGCGGTTGTCGCCCGCCGTCTGTTGGACACGCCTGTGGTGCTCATGCGCCATTCTGACGGCCGCGTGGCTGCGCTGGAGGACTTGTGCCCCCATCGCTTGTTGCCGCTGTCGGCGGGTACGCGTGTGGGCGACGAACTGCAATGCGGCTACCACGGCATGCGCTTCTCGGTTGAAGGCGCGTGCACGCTGGCGCCCGGCCAGGAACTCATCCCCAAGCAGGCGTGTGTGCGCCGCTTTCCGCTGGTCGAGCGCCACGGCCTGCTGTGGCTCTGGCCCGGCAAAGCCGACGCCGACCCGGCGCTGATCCCCGACATCCGCTGGAATGACGACCCCGATTGGGCCTGCTCGCGCGGCTATCACCACATGAAAGCCGACTTTCGTCTATCGGTGGACAACCTCATGGACCTGGGGCACGAAAGCTGGGTGCACCTGCGCACGATCGGGCAGAACGAAGAGGAATGCATTCCAAGCTATCCAGCCAAGACCAGCGTTCTGGGCGAAGGCCTGCTACAAGCGCACCGCGAAATGCCCAACATCGACGCGCCGCCCTTTTTCGCCATGGTGCTCGACCATGAGGGCCGCATCAACCGCTGGCAAACCGCCGTCTATCTGGCGCCATCCACATGCATGACGGACTTTGGCGTCTACCCCGTCGACGCCTCTCCCGACGACGCCTATCGCAGCCACGTGCTTCACCTCTTGACGCCGGAAACCGAGACCAGCACACACTACTTCTGGTCCGTGGCGCGCAACCGCCGTCTGGACGACGAAGCACTTACCCAGTCGGTCTGCCAAGCGATCGCTCAGACCTTCGACGAAGACGCAGTGGTCTTGGAGCTCCAGCAGAAACAGTTGCAGACCTATGGCGGTGTCGTGCCCCGCGTGGCGCTCCGCGTCGACGAGGCACCCATTCGCGCGCGACGCATGCTCGCTGCGCTGATTCAGCACGAAGAGCAGGACGCCGGTTTTACCTACCGGCCGCAGCTGATGATCGAAGACACCACCCCTGAGCTCTCGATGGTGGCCTGA